DNA from Oryzisolibacter sp. LB2S:
AAAGAAACGATAGGAAAGAAGAATACCAATGGCCAAGACACTTGAAGCCCACGACAAACTGATCCGGGAGATCTTCGAAGGCAGCTACCAGTTCGAGATTCCGGACTACCAGCGCCCCTACGCCTGGACAACCGAGCAGGCCACAGAGCTGTTCGATGATCTGTACTCGGCGATGCAGGACGCGCGTGTCTCGGGGGCCAGCAGCCAATACTTCCTGGGCAGCATCGTTCTGATCAAGAACGACCGGGACCCGAAGTCATCGGTGGTCGACGGCCAGCAACGCCTGTCCACGCTCACGATGCTATTCGCCGTGTTGCGCACCGTGATGCCGGATGCTGCAGACGACATCACCGACTTCCTCTACAAAAAGGGCAAGGTCAGTCTTGGCGAGAAGAACGAGTACCGCCTGACAGCTCGCGAGGAGGATGCCGACTTCTTCCGCACCAACATTCAGGAACCGGGTGGCATCGCACAGTTGGTCGCCAGTACGGACAAGCTGAAAGACAGCCGTCTACGTTACCGTGAAAACGCCACGCTGCTGCTCGAAAAGGCCAAGGCGCTTCCGCCTGCCGACCTCATTGCGCTGTGGCAGTTCCTCGCCAACGACTGTTCGCTGGTTGTCATCTCCACGCCCGACCTCGAAGCCGCATACCGCATCTTCTCCGTACTCAACAATCGGGGGCTCGACCTCGCGCCTATCGACATCATCAAGGCGCAGGTGCTTGGCCTGATCCGTACCACGGCAGGCGAAGTCAAAAGCCGCGCATACGCGAAAGAGTGGAGCCGGATCGAAAGCTCACTGGGTCGTGACGCCTTCGGTGACCTGTTTGGCCACATTCGCAGCATCTATGCCAAGAAGAAGCAGAAGTACATCCTGGTCAAGGAGTTCCAGGAGCACGTCACCGAGTACAAGGCCCCTATCGACCTCGTCGACAAGGTCATCAAACCCTATGCCGAAGTGTGGGACTTCGTGCGCGATGCCGACTTCGAGGCCACCGAGCACGCTGAAACCATCAACGAGCACTTGTCGTGGCTCAATCGTGTGGACTTCAAGGACTGGGTGCCCCCAGCACTTGTTTATTTCAAGCGCTTCCGGCAGCAGCCCAAACTGCTTGCCGAATTTTTCCAGTCACTGGAACGCCTGACCTACTTCCTGCTGGTCACCAAGGTCGGCATCAACGAGCGCATCGAAACCTACGCTGCGCTCACCAAGGAAATCGAACCGGAGACCTTCAAGGGAAATCTGGTTGCGCTCACCACGCTGGCACTGACAGACGCGCAAAAGCGCAAGTTCGTCGCGGCACTCGATGGAGACGTGTACGACGATCTGCCCAAGGCACGGATGGCGCTCGTCTTGCGTCTTGAGTCCTTGGTGCGCGCGCCCGGCGTGCAGCTTCAAGATGCCGTGTCGCTGGAGCACGTCCTGCCGCAAACACCGCCCGACAGTTCGGACTGGATCAAGTGGTTCCCGGATGAAGACGAGCGCGATGGCTGGACGCACCGTTTGGCCAATCTGGTTCCGCTGGATAGGAACAAGAACTCGTCTGCCAGCAATTACGACTTTGCCAAGAAGAAAGATGCCTACTTCAGAGGCAAGGGCACCGCTTCACCCTTCGTGCTGACGCAGGAAGTCAGATCGGAAAGCGAGTGGACGCCCACGCTGCTGACTGCACGGCAAAAGCGCCTTGTAAACGTATTGAGCACGCATTGGAATCTTGAGATTGCAGCTGACAACAGCCTTCCTGCTGCTGCGGTAACGGCGGGAGGTTTGACATCGTGAGCAACAACAAAGAACTCGAACGTGCCGAGCTGCACAAAACCATCTGGCGCATCGCCAATGACCTGCGTGGCAGCGTCGATGGATGGGACTTCAAGACCTACGTGCTCGGGATGCTGTTCTACCGCTTCATCTCGGAGAACCTGACCAGCTACCTCAATGAGCAGGAGCGCCGCGCGGGCACCCCGGACTTCGACTACGCAAAACTCTCAGATAACGATGCCGAATTCGGTCGCGCCGAGACGGTGAAGGAAAAAGGCTTTTACATCCTTCCGTCCGAACTGTTTGCCAACGTGCGCGCCCGCGCCCGGCATGACGCCAACCTCAACGAAACACTCTCCCGCATCTTTGCCGACATCGAGGGCTCGGCTACGGGCAGCGATTCCGAGGACGACATCAAGGGCCTGTTCGATGACCTCGATGTCAACAGCAGCAAGCTCGGCCCCACCGTGGCCAAGCGCAACGAAAAACTGGTCAAGTTGCTCGACGCCATCGGCGACCTGCCGTTGGCCAGCAACGATGGCGGGTTTACGGAAAACACCATCGACCTGTTCGGCGACGCCTACGAATATCTGATGCAGATGTACGCCTCCACCGCTGGCAAGTCGGGCGGTGAGTTCTACACGCCGCAGGAGGTCTCCGAACTGCTGGCCCGCATCACCGTGGTCGGCAAAAGCGAGGTCAACAAGGTCTACGACCCCGCCTGCGGCTCCGGCTCGTTGCTGCTCAATTTCGTGAAGGTCTTGGGTCATGACGCGGTGCGCCAGGGCTTCTACGGGCAGGAGATCAACCTGACCACCTACAACCTGTGCCGGATCAACATGTTCCTGCACGATGTGAACTACGAAAAGTTCCACATCGCCCATGGCGACACGCTTACCGATCCAGCGCACTGGGATGACGAGCCGTTTGAAGCCATCGTCTCCAATCCGCCGTACTCGATCAAATGGGATGGCGATGCCAACCCGCTTCTCATCAACGATCCGCGCTTTGCCCCTGCGGGTGTGCTCGCCCCCAAGAGCAAGGCCGACCTCGCCTTCACCCTGCACATCCTGAGTTGGCTGGCGGTCAACGGCACGGCGGCGATTGTCGAGTTTCCCGGCGTGCTCTATCGCGGCGGTGCGGAGCAAAAAATCCGCCAGTACCTCATCGACAACAACTATGTCGATGCCGTGATCCAGCTGCCGCCCGACCTGTTCTTCGGCACCACGATTGCCACCTGCATCATCGTCCTGAAGAAATCCAAGCACGATAACGCTACGCTGTTTATCGATGCCAGTGCCGAGTTCGTACGCAGCGGCAACAAGAACAAGCTACTGCCCGAACACCAGCAAAAAATCCTCGATGCCTTCATCGGCCGCCAGAGCATTGAGCACTTCGCACGGCTGGTCGAGAACGGCGAGGCTCTGTTGCAAAAATCGTGAAGCTTGAGCATGCTTGGCGGAGATTGGACGGACGGAACGATGACGGATTTCAAGTGGCGCCATTTCCAGGGTGATGTGATCCTGTGGGCGGTGCGCTGGTATTGTCGCTATCCGATCAGCTATCGCGACCTTGAGGAAATGCTGGCGGAACGCGGCATTTCGGTCGACCATACGACGATCTATCGCTGGGTCCAGTGCTACGCCCCGGAGATGGAGAAGCGGCTGCGCTGGTTCTGGCGGCGTGGCTTTGATCCGAGCTGGCGCCTGGATGAAACCTACGTCAAGGTGCGGGGCAAGTGGACCTACCTGTACCGGGCAGTCGACAAGCGGGGCGACACGATCGATTTCTACCTGTCGCCGACCCGCAGCGCCAAGGCAGCGAAGCGGTTCCTGGGCAAGGCCCTGCGAGGCCTGAAGCACTGGGAAAAGCCTGCCACGCTCAATACCGACAAAGCGCCGAGCTATGGTGCAGCGATCACCGAATTGAAGCGCGAAGGAAAGCTGGACCGGGAGACGGCCCACCGGCAGGTGAAGTATCTCAATAACGTGATCGAGGCCGATCACGGAAAGCTCAAGATACTGATCAAGCCGGTGCGCGGTTTCAAATCGATCCCCACGGCCTATGCCACGATCAAGGGATTCGAAGTCATGCGAGCCCTGCGCAAAGGACAGGCTCGCCCCTGGTGCCTGCAGCCCGGCATCAGGGGCGAGGTGCGCCTTGTGGAGAGAGCTTTTGGCATTGGGCCCTCGGCGCTGACGGAGGCCATGGGCATGCTCAACCACCATTTCGCAGCAGCCGCCTGATCGGCGCAGAGCGACAGCCTACCTCTGACTGCCGCCAATCTTTGCAACAGAGCCCTTGAGTCCACGCTAGATCTATCTCATCTGCGCAAGGCAGAACGTGAAGACGGCCGCCCTGGACCTCGCCCGCGAGCGCCAGGCGCACGAGGCCGGCGCGCGGACCCGCGCCACGGCCCACGAGCGGACGCCGCAGCAGGAGCGCCAGAAGGCCGCCAGAGAGGCCGAGCGCGGCCGTGAGGCTTGGACGCTAGGGCAGGGCATGAAAAAGCCCGTAGCGGGCTGCTACGGGCGTCTGACGCGGTGGAAAGGGGGAGGGGATGTTGTCTACATGGCTCTGCTGTAGTGAGTGGGTTGCGCTCCGGCAGCGGTCCTGATCAATCGTCACCCTTTCTCGGTCCTTCAACGTTCCTGACAACGAGCCTCCTTTTCGCCAATCCATCGACAATCACCGCGAGTCCCTGCTCGAACGCTGCGTCCGGACCGGCTTCGTCGAAGGCGTCTATCGCGGCCCGCAACAGCGGCGAGAGCGGAGCCTGTTCAACGGTGCCGCCGCGCTCGCCGGCATCGCTGTCGCCGGCCTGCTCCTCAAGCACGGCCCCAACAGTGAAGTAGCTGATTGTCATCAGCGCATTGACGGCGTCCCCGGCCGAAAAACCCGCCTCGCAGAGGAAGCGAAGCTGCGCGTCGGCCGTTTCCATCTGCGGTGCGCCCGGTCGCGTGCCGGCATGGATGCGCGCGCCATCGCGGTAGGCGAGCAGCGCCTGCCTGAAGCTGCGGGCATTCCCGATCAGAAATGAGCGCCAGTCGTCGTCGGCTCTCGGCACCGAATGCGTATGATTCTCCGCCAGCATGGCTTCGGCCAGTGCGTCGAGCAGCGCCCGCTTGTTCCTGAAGTGCCAGTAAAGCGCCGGCTGCTGAACCCCCAACCGTTCCGCCAGTTTGCGTGTCGTCAGACCGTCTACGCCGACCTCGTTCAACAGGTCCAGGGCGGCACGGATCACTGTATTCGGCTGCAACTTTGTCATGCTTGACACTTTATCGCTGATAAACATAATATGTCCACCAACTTATCAGTGATAAAGAATCCGCGCGTTCAATCGGACCAGCGGAGGCTGGTCCGGAGGCCAGACGTGAAACCCAACAGACCCCTGATCGTAATTCTGAGCACTGTCGCGCTCGACGCTGTCGGCATCGGCCTGATTATGCCGGTGCTGCCGGGCCTCCTGCGCGATCTGGTTCACTCGAACGACGTCACCGCCCACTATGGCATTCTGCTGGCGCTGTATGCGTTGATGCAATTTGCCTGCGCACCTGTGCTGGGCGCGCTGTCGGATCGTTTCGGGCGGCGGCCGGTCTTGCTCGTCTCGCTGGCCGGCGCTGCTGTCGACTACGCCATCATGGCGACGGCGCCTTTCCTTTGGGTTCTCTATATCGGGCGGATCGTGGCCGGCATCACCGGGGCGACTGGGGCGGTAGCCGGCGCTTATATTGCCGATATCACTGATGGCGATGAGCGCGCGCGGCACTTCGGCTTCATGAGCGCCTGTTTCGGGTTCGGGATGGTCGCGGGACCTGTGCTCGGTGGGCTGATGGGCGGTTTCTCCCCCCACGCTCCGTTCTTCGCCGCGGCAGCCTTGAACGGCCTCAATTTCCTGACGGGCTGTTTCCTTTTGCCGGAGTCGCACAAAGGCGAACGCCGGCCGTTACGCCGGGAGGCTCTCAACCCGCTCGCTTCGTTCCGGTGGGCCCGGGGCATGACCGTCGTCGCCGCCCTGATGGCGGTCTTCTTCATCATGCAACTTGTCGGACAGGTGCCGGCCGCGCTTTGGGTCATTTTCGGCGAGGATCGCTTTCACTGGGACGCGACCACGATCGGCATTTCGCTTGCCGCATTTGGCATTCTGCATTCACTCGCCCAGGCAATGATCACCGGCCCTGTAGCCGCCCGGCTCGGCGAAAGGCGGGCACTCATGCTCGGAATGATTGCCGACGGCACAGGCTACATCCTGCTTGCCTTCGCGACACGGGGATGGATGGCGTTCCCGATCATGGTCCTGCTTGCTTCGGGTGGCATCGGAATGCCGGCGCTGCAAGCAATGTTGTCCAGGCAGGTGGATGAGGAACGTCAGGGGCAGCTGCAAGGCTCACTGGCGGCGCTCACCAGCCTGACCTCGATCGTCGGACCCCTCCTCTTCACGGCGATCTATGCGGCTTCTATAACAACGTGGAACGGGTGGGCATGGATTGCAGGCGCTGCCCTCTACTTGCTCTGCCTGCCGGCGCTGCGTCGCGGGCTTTGGAGCGGCGCAGGGCAACGAGCCGATCGCTGATAGAGGTTTATAGCGGCTTCGTTCCCTTCCGCAACCGTCAGCATGATCTGCTCCACATGCTCGCGGCGGCTCTGTTGCAAAAATCGTGAAGCTTGAGCATGCTTGGCGGAGATTGGACGGACGGAACGATGACGGATTTCAAGTGGCGCCATTTCCAGGGTGATGTGATCCTGTGGGCGGTGCGCTGGTATTGTCGCTATCCGATCAGCTATCGCGACCTTGAGGAAATGCTGGCGGAACGCGGCATTTCGGTCGACCATACGACGATCTATCGCTGGGTCCAGTGCTACGCCCCGGAGATGGAGAAGCGGCTGCGCTGGTTCTGGCGGCGTGGCTTTGATCCGAGCTGGCGCCTGGATGAAACCTACGTCAAGGTGCGGGGCAAGTGGACCTACCTGTACCGGGCAGTCGACAAGCGGGGCGACACGATCGATTTCTACCTGTCGCCGACCCGCAGCGCCAAGGCAGCGAAGCGGTTCCTGGGCAAGGCCCTGCGAGGCCTGAAGCACTGGGAAAAGCCTGCCACGCTCAATACCGACAAAGCGCCGAGCTATGGTGCAGCGATCACCGAATTGAAGCGCGAAGGAAAGCTGGACCGGGAGACGGCCCACCGGCAGGTGAAGTATCTCAATAACGTGATCGAGGCCGATCACGGAAAGCTCAAGATACTGATCAAGCCGGTGCGCGGTTTCAAATCGATCCCCACGGCCTATGCCACGATCAAGGGATTCGAAGTCATGCGAGCCCTGCGCAAAGGACAGGCTCGCCCCTGGTGCCTGCAGCCCGGCATCAGGGGCGAGGTGCGCCTTGTGGAGAGAGCTTTTGGCATTGGGCCCTCGGCGCTGACGGAGGCCATGGGCATGCTCAACCACCATTTCGCAGCAGCCGCCTGATCGGCGCAGAGCGACAGCCTACCTCTGACTGCCGCCAATCTTTGCAACAGAGCCCGTTTCCTTAATGCCGAGCCGCTGCCACGAAGCGTGGCGGCCGTGTTCGCTCAAGCCGACCCGGCCAAAATCACGGGCGAGGGTTACTCCATCGTCGTCGTTGATTCCATTGGCGGTAAGACAACCGCCACCAAGGTCGTCGCCAAGTTCGACAAAGACCTCGCGAAACGCCTTCCTATCACCAAGGGCTTTTATTGGGAGCGCTGCCCGCCGGTCGTCATCCCAGGCGGGGAAACAGAAATACCGACAGGCAGCGGCTACGATATCGCCACGCTGGATGCCAAAGAGCAGTGGCGCGATGCGACTCGCCCGACAAGACCTCCATTCATCGAAGCGGCACACCTGAAGCGTGTTCCGGATATCGGGAATTTCGCGTTCTGTATCAATTTGACGGAAAGCCCCGTTGTTGGTGGCATCCGTCTTCATGCCTTGCAACAACAGGTGGCCGACATTCCGTTGTGGCGCGACCAAATTCCTGAGC
Protein-coding regions in this window:
- the tetR(A) gene encoding tetracycline resistance transcriptional repressor TetR(A); translation: MTKLQPNTVIRAALDLLNEVGVDGLTTRKLAERLGVQQPALYWHFRNKRALLDALAEAMLAENHTHSVPRADDDWRSFLIGNARSFRQALLAYRDGARIHAGTRPGAPQMETADAQLRFLCEAGFSAGDAVNALMTISYFTVGAVLEEQAGDSDAGERGGTVEQAPLSPLLRAAIDAFDEAGPDAAFEQGLAVIVDGLAKRRLVVRNVEGPRKGDD
- a CDS encoding IS6-like element IS6100 family transposase, with product MTDFKWRHFQGDVILWAVRWYCRYPISYRDLEEMLAERGISVDHTTIYRWVQCYAPEMEKRLRWFWRRGFDPSWRLDETYVKVRGKWTYLYRAVDKRGDTIDFYLSPTRSAKAAKRFLGKALRGLKHWEKPATLNTDKAPSYGAAITELKREGKLDRETAHRQVKYLNNVIEADHGKLKILIKPVRGFKSIPTAYATIKGFEVMRALRKGQARPWCLQPGIRGEVRLVERAFGIGPSALTEAMGMLNHHFAAAA
- a CDS encoding type I restriction-modification system subunit M, with protein sequence MSNNKELERAELHKTIWRIANDLRGSVDGWDFKTYVLGMLFYRFISENLTSYLNEQERRAGTPDFDYAKLSDNDAEFGRAETVKEKGFYILPSELFANVRARARHDANLNETLSRIFADIEGSATGSDSEDDIKGLFDDLDVNSSKLGPTVAKRNEKLVKLLDAIGDLPLASNDGGFTENTIDLFGDAYEYLMQMYASTAGKSGGEFYTPQEVSELLARITVVGKSEVNKVYDPACGSGSLLLNFVKVLGHDAVRQGFYGQEINLTTYNLCRINMFLHDVNYEKFHIAHGDTLTDPAHWDDEPFEAIVSNPPYSIKWDGDANPLLINDPRFAPAGVLAPKSKADLAFTLHILSWLAVNGTAAIVEFPGVLYRGGAEQKIRQYLIDNNYVDAVIQLPPDLFFGTTIATCIIVLKKSKHDNATLFIDASAEFVRSGNKNKLLPEHQQKILDAFIGRQSIEHFARLVENGEALLQKS
- a CDS encoding transposase, translating into MKTAALDLARERQAHEAGARTRATAHERTPQQERQKAAREAERGREAWTLGQGMKKPVAGCYGRLTRWKGGGDVVYMALL
- a CDS encoding DUF262 domain-containing protein encodes the protein MAKTLEAHDKLIREIFEGSYQFEIPDYQRPYAWTTEQATELFDDLYSAMQDARVSGASSQYFLGSIVLIKNDRDPKSSVVDGQQRLSTLTMLFAVLRTVMPDAADDITDFLYKKGKVSLGEKNEYRLTAREEDADFFRTNIQEPGGIAQLVASTDKLKDSRLRYRENATLLLEKAKALPPADLIALWQFLANDCSLVVISTPDLEAAYRIFSVLNNRGLDLAPIDIIKAQVLGLIRTTAGEVKSRAYAKEWSRIESSLGRDAFGDLFGHIRSIYAKKKQKYILVKEFQEHVTEYKAPIDLVDKVIKPYAEVWDFVRDADFEATEHAETINEHLSWLNRVDFKDWVPPALVYFKRFRQQPKLLAEFFQSLERLTYFLLVTKVGINERIETYAALTKEIEPETFKGNLVALTTLALTDAQKRKFVAALDGDVYDDLPKARMALVLRLESLVRAPGVQLQDAVSLEHVLPQTPPDSSDWIKWFPDEDERDGWTHRLANLVPLDRNKNSSASNYDFAKKKDAYFRGKGTASPFVLTQEVRSESEWTPTLLTARQKRLVNVLSTHWNLEIAADNSLPAAAVTAGGLTS
- the tet(A) gene encoding tetracycline efflux MFS transporter Tet(A) codes for the protein MKPNRPLIVILSTVALDAVGIGLIMPVLPGLLRDLVHSNDVTAHYGILLALYALMQFACAPVLGALSDRFGRRPVLLVSLAGAAVDYAIMATAPFLWVLYIGRIVAGITGATGAVAGAYIADITDGDERARHFGFMSACFGFGMVAGPVLGGLMGGFSPHAPFFAAAALNGLNFLTGCFLLPESHKGERRPLRREALNPLASFRWARGMTVVAALMAVFFIMQLVGQVPAALWVIFGEDRFHWDATTIGISLAAFGILHSLAQAMITGPVAARLGERRALMLGMIADGTGYILLAFATRGWMAFPIMVLLASGGIGMPALQAMLSRQVDEERQGQLQGSLAALTSLTSIVGPLLFTAIYAASITTWNGWAWIAGAALYLLCLPALRRGLWSGAGQRADR